One window of Chloroflexota bacterium genomic DNA carries:
- a CDS encoding 6,7-dimethyl-8-ribityllumazine synthase: protein MGKHYEGTLLGEGLKFMLIVSRFNEFISSRLLAGAQDALLRHGVKEGDIDVAWTPGSFEIPLIAKKAARSGKYDAVICLGAVIRGGTPHFDYIAAEVSKGIANVGLETGVPTIFGVITADALEQAIERAGTKEGNLGFRAAMHGIEMANLIRTL from the coding sequence ATGGGCAAACACTACGAGGGCACGCTACTGGGAGAAGGCTTGAAATTCATGCTGATTGTCTCCCGTTTCAACGAATTCATCTCTAGCAGGTTGCTTGCCGGGGCTCAAGATGCCCTGCTTAGACACGGCGTCAAGGAGGGCGATATTGATGTTGCTTGGACGCCAGGTTCCTTTGAAATACCCCTCATTGCCAAGAAGGCAGCACGATCAGGCAAGTATGACGCCGTCATTTGTCTTGGCGCTGTCATTCGTGGGGGAACGCCTCACTTCGACTACATTGCTGCCGAGGTGAGCAAGGGAATTGCCAATGTGGGGCTGGAGACTGGCGTACCCACCATCTTTGGAGTCATCACGGCCGATGCTCTGGAGCAGGCCATTGAGCGTGCAGGCACTAAGGAAGGCAACCTGGGGTTCCGAGCTGCCATGCATGGCATCGAGATGGCAAATCTCATCAGGACCCTTTAG